CGGATGCTCGGTCTGCGGGCGGATATCACTCCCCAGGTGGCGCGCATCGACGCCCATACGCTCGGCGCCGAAGGCCCGAGCCGCCTATGTTATTGCGGCAGTGTTCTGCACACCCGCCCGCGTCCCCTGTCGACAGCGCGCAGCCTGATTCAGCTCGGGGCGGAGCTATATGGCGACGCCTCATGTGCCAGCGACGTCGAAATCATCTCGCTGATGCTTGAAACGCTTTCAGCCTGTCAGGTGCAGGGTGTTCACCTGGATCTCGGACACGTCGGCATCTATCGTGGGTTGGTCCAGGCCGCAGGTTTGGACGCGGTTCGTGAGAATGCGCTATTCGACGCCTTGCAACGCAAGGCGGTAGACGAAGTGGACAAGCTGACCAGCGCATTACCGGATAGTGCCGTTGCGGCCATGCTGCGCAGCCTCGCCGGATTGTCCGGTGGGGTGGAGGTGCTTGATCGGGCGCATGCCTTGATGGATGGCGCTCCGGAATCGGTCATGGCAGCGCTGGATGATCTGGCCGAAGTGGCTCAGACTCTCGGCCGGCGTTACCCGGACGTGCCGCTGTATTTCGACCTTGGCGAGTTGCGTGGCTATCACTACCACACGGGAGTGGCTTTCGCGGCCTTCGTTCCAGGCGTAGGGCAAAGCGTCGCGCAGGGCGGGCGTTATGATGACATCGGTCGTGATTTTGGTCGGGCACGTCCGGCGACCGGTTTCTCGACCGATCTGCGATTTCTTGTCGAGCGCGGCCAGGTAGAACCTTCCCGTCGCGGCGGGATCTGGGCTCCGTATGCGAGCGAGCCGGGTCTGCAGGACGAAGTCATGGCGCTACGGGCGAAAGGCGAACGGGTAATCGTTGCACTGCCGGGACAGGTTGACAGCTCGGCACCCGATTACGGCTGTGACCGCATTCTGCGGCACCACCAGGGCACCTGGCAGGTGTCGGAACTGAATTCCTGATTGCATGGCCATCAGGCCATACTGACTAACGAGGCAAGAGCACGACATGGGTAAGAATGTTGTCATCCTGGGCACCCAATGGGGCGATGAAGGCAAAGGCAAGATCGTTGATCTGCTCACCGATCAGGTCGCTGCCGTGGTGCGCTATCAGGGCGGACACAACGCCGGCCACACGCTGGTCATCGACGGCGAAAAAACGGTGCTGCACCTCATTCCCTCAGGGATTCTGCGCAGCAATGTCATGTGCTTCATCGGCAATGGCGTGGTGCTTTCGCCAGAAGCCCTGCTCAAGGAGCTCAAGGCGCTGGAGGCCAAGGGTGTGCCGGTTCGCGATCGGCTGCGCATCAGTCCTGCCTGTCCGCTGATCCTGCCGTATCACGTGGCACTCGATCAGGCTCGGGAAAAGGCGCGCGGCGAGGCGAAGATCGGTACAACCGGCCGCGGTATCGGCCCCGCGTACGAAGACAAGGTTTCGCGTCGCGGGCTGCGTGTCGCTGATCTGTTTCACCGTGAACGCTTCGCCGCCAAGCTTGGCGAAGTGCTCGATTACCACAACTTCGCTCTCCAGCATTACTACAAGGTGGACCCGGTCGACTTCCAGAAGACTCTGGACGAAGCAATGGAATACGCCGAATGGCTGCGTCCGCTGATGACCGACGTGACCGCACGCCTGCATGAGCTGCGCCGGGAGGGTGCCAACATCATGTTCGAAGGTGCCCAGGGCTCGCTACTCGATATCGACCATGGCACATACCCCTTCGTGACCAGCTCCAACACGACCGCTGGCGGCACCGCGACCGGCTCCGGTTTCGGTCCCTTGTATCTTGACTACGTGCTCGGCATCACCAAGGCCTATACAACCCGCGTCGGTTCCGGTCCGTTCCCGACTGAGTTGTTCGACGACGTCGGTGCGAGGCTGGCGGAGCGTGGCCACGAATTCGGCTCCACGACGGGTCGCGCGCGCCGCTGCGGCTGGTTTGACGCGGTGATCCTGCGTCGGGCGATCGAAATCAACAGCATCAGTGGCTTGTGTCTGACCAAGCTCGATGTGCTCGACGGGCTGGACGTGATCCGCATCTGCGTGGGTTATCGCAATGCAGACGGCGCGGTCATCGAGGCGCCGACGGACGCAGATAGCTACATCGGTCTCGAGCCAGTGTACGAAGACGTCCCGGGCTGGCACGACTCCACTCTGGGTATCAAGACCCTGGAGGGATTACCGGCCAATGCCCGTGCGTATATCGCCCGGATCGAGGAGCTTGTCGGCGCGCCGATCGAC
The nucleotide sequence above comes from Halopseudomonas xinjiangensis. Encoded proteins:
- a CDS encoding ATP phosphoribosyltransferase regulatory subunit, encoding MPNVDRWLLPDGIEEVLPEEAARIEAARRKLLDLFASWGYDLVITPHIEYLESLLTGAGHDLELQTFKMTDQLSGRMLGLRADITPQVARIDAHTLGAEGPSRLCYCGSVLHTRPRPLSTARSLIQLGAELYGDASCASDVEIISLMLETLSACQVQGVHLDLGHVGIYRGLVQAAGLDAVRENALFDALQRKAVDEVDKLTSALPDSAVAAMLRSLAGLSGGVEVLDRAHALMDGAPESVMAALDDLAEVAQTLGRRYPDVPLYFDLGELRGYHYHTGVAFAAFVPGVGQSVAQGGRYDDIGRDFGRARPATGFSTDLRFLVERGQVEPSRRGGIWAPYASEPGLQDEVMALRAKGERVIVALPGQVDSSAPDYGCDRILRHHQGTWQVSELNS
- a CDS encoding adenylosuccinate synthase is translated as MGKNVVILGTQWGDEGKGKIVDLLTDQVAAVVRYQGGHNAGHTLVIDGEKTVLHLIPSGILRSNVMCFIGNGVVLSPEALLKELKALEAKGVPVRDRLRISPACPLILPYHVALDQAREKARGEAKIGTTGRGIGPAYEDKVSRRGLRVADLFHRERFAAKLGEVLDYHNFALQHYYKVDPVDFQKTLDEAMEYAEWLRPLMTDVTARLHELRREGANIMFEGAQGSLLDIDHGTYPFVTSSNTTAGGTATGSGFGPLYLDYVLGITKAYTTRVGSGPFPTELFDDVGARLAERGHEFGSTTGRARRCGWFDAVILRRAIEINSISGLCLTKLDVLDGLDVIRICVGYRNADGAVIEAPTDADSYIGLEPVYEDVPGWHDSTLGIKTLEGLPANARAYIARIEELVGAPIDIISTGPDRNETVVLRKLF